A genomic window from Serinus canaria isolate serCan28SL12 chromosome 4A, serCan2020, whole genome shotgun sequence includes:
- the LOC103816417 gene encoding adrenodoxin-like — protein MAHGILGLLRPLRNGLSAGRARLVLLCAVTEQHHGPARGWAERGFSSTHQDAPGESSSEDRVTVHFINRDGERLTTTAKEGESLLEVAVNHNLAIDGFGACEGTLACSTCHLIFDKDTFQKLDAISDEELDMLDLAYGLTDTSRLGCQVCVKKSMDGLTVRVPMDVSDMRRQLEVGKQSKQ, from the exons atggctcACGGCATCCTGGGGCTCCTGCGGCCCTTGCGGAACGGACTGAGCGCCGGCAGAGCTCGCCTGgttcttctctgtgctgtgacTGAGCAGCACCATGGCCCAGCAAGGGGGTGGGCAGAGAGAGGCTTCAGCTCCACGCACCAGGATGCCCCTGGGGAATCCAG CTCTGAGGATCGGGTGACAGTGCATTTTATAAATCGGGATGGAGAGCGCCTAACCACCACAGCCAAAGAAGGGGAGAGTTTGCTGGAAGTGGCAGTCAATCACAACTTGGCCATTGATGGATTTG GTGCCTGTGAAGGGACATTAGCCTGCTCTACCTGTCACCTCATCTTTGACAAGGACACCTTCCAAAAGCTCGATGCCATCTCAGATGAAGAGCTAGACATGCTGGACTTGGCATATGGACTCACTGACAC atCGCGCCTCGGCTGCCAGGTGTGCGTTAAGAAGTCGATGGATGGTCTGACAGTGAGAGTCCCCATGGATGTGTCGGACAtgaggaggcagctggaggttggaaagcaaagcaaacagtaA
- the MSN gene encoding moesin isoform X1 yields MPKTISVRVTTMDAELEFAIQPNTTGKQLFDQVVKTIGLREVWFFGLQYQDTKGFSTWLKLNKKVTAQDVRKESPLLFKFRAKFYPEDVAEELIQDITQRLFFLQVKEAILNDDIYCPPETAVLLASYAVQSKYGDFNKDVHKSGYLASDKLLPQRVLEQHKLNKDQWEERIQVWHEEHRGMIREDAVLEYLKIAQDLEMYGVNYFSIKNKKGSELWLGVDALGLNIYEQNDRLTPKIGFPWSEIRNISFNDKKFVIKPIDKKAPDFVFYAPRLRINKRILALCMGNHELYMRRRKPDTIEVQQMKAQAREEKHQKQMERALLENEKKKRELAEKEKEKIEREKEELMERLKQIEEQTKKAQQELEEQTRRALELEQERKRAQEEAEKLAKERREAEEAKEALLRASHDQQKTQEQLAAEMAELTARITQLELARQKKESEAQEWQYKAQRVQEDLEKTKEELKTAMSTPHVTEPMHSENEHDDEQDENAAEASAELRSEATIKDRSEEERTTEAEKNERVQKHLKALSSELANARDETKKTANDMIHAENMRLGRDKYKTLRQIRQGNTKQRIDEFESM; encoded by the exons aTCAGTGTGCGTGTTACCACCATGGATGCTGAGCTGGAGTTTGCCATCCAGCCCAACACCACAGGGAAGCAACTCTTTGATCAG GTTGTCAAGACAATTGGTTTGCGAGAGGTCTGGTTTTTTGGACTTCAGTATCAAGACACCAAGGGTTTCTCAACATGGCTAAAATTGAACAAAAAG GTAACAGCACAGGATGTACGTAAAGAAAGCCCCCTGCTTTTCAAATTCCGTGCCAAGTTCTACCCAGAAGATGTGGCAGAAGAGCTGATCCAGGACATCACACAGCGCCTGTTCTTCCTCCAAGTGAAGGAGGCAATTCTGAACGATGACATTTACTGTCCCCCAGAGACAGCTGTCCTGCTGGCTTCCTATGCCGTCCAGTCCAAATACGGAGACTTCAACAAAGATGTGCACAAGTCTGGCTACCTTGCTAGTGATAAACTGCTCCCACAAAG GGTTTTGGAGCAGCACAAGCTTAACAAGGACCAGTGGGAGGAGAGGATCCAGGTGTGGCATGAGGAACATCGAGGAATGATTAG AGAAGATGCTGTCTTGGAGTACCTGAAAATTGCACAGGATCTGGAAATGTACGGTGTGAACTACTTCAGCATTAAGAACAAGAaaggctctgagctctggctaGGTGTAGATGCTCTTGGACTCAACATTTATGAGCAGAATGATAG GCTAACACCGAAAATTGGATTCCCCTGGAGTGAGATCAGAAATATCTCATTCAATGACAAGAAATTTGTTATTAAGCCTATTGACAAGAAAGCACCA GACTTTGTATTCTATGCCCCTCGGTTACGGATTAACAAGCGAATCCTGGCGCTTTGCATGGGGAACCACGAGCTCTACATGCGCAGACGTAAACCAGACACCATTGAGGTGCAGCAGATGAAGGCACAGGCTCGGGAAGAGAAACACCAGAAACAGATGGAGAG AGCCCTGCTGGAGaatgagaagaagaagagggagttggcagaaaaggagaaggagaagattGAGCGTGAGAAGGAGGAGCTGATGGAGAGACTCAAGCAAATTGAGGAGCAAACCAAGAAAGCTCAGCAAG AATTGGAAGAACAGACCCgcagagctctggagctggaacaggagagaaaacgagctcaggaggaagcagagaaacTGGCTAAGGAACGTAGAGAAGCAGAAGAGGCCAAGGAGGCCCTATTGAGAGCATCCCATGATCAACAAAAGACCCAGGAACAGTTG gctgctgaGATGGCAGAACTCACAGCTAGGAtcacacagctggagctggccaGGCAGAAGAAGGAGAGTGAGGCGCAGGAGTGGCAGTATAAG gcacagagggtgCAGGAGGACCTAGAGAAGACCAAAGAGGAGTTGAAGACTGCCATGAGCACCCCTCATGTCACTGAACCCATGCACTCTGAGAATGAGCATGATGATGAGCAGGATGAGAATGCAGCAGAGGCCAGTGCTGAGCTGCGGTCGGAGGCCACCATCAAGGACCGCAGTGAGGAGGAGCGCACCACTGAGGCAGAGAAGAATGAGAGGGTCCAGAAACACTTGAAG GCTCTTTCCTCAGAGCTGGCAAACGCTCGGGATGAAACCAAGAAGACAGCCAATGACATGATCCACGCGGAGAACATGCGCCTGGGCCGAGACAAGTACAAGACCCTGCGCCAGATCCGGCAGGGCAACACCAAGCAGCGCATCGACGAGTTCGAGTCCATGTAA
- the MSN gene encoding moesin isoform X2 codes for MLSWSLPSSPTPQGSNSLIRVLEQHKLNKDQWEERIQVWHEEHRGMIREDAVLEYLKIAQDLEMYGVNYFSIKNKKGSELWLGVDALGLNIYEQNDRLTPKIGFPWSEIRNISFNDKKFVIKPIDKKAPDFVFYAPRLRINKRILALCMGNHELYMRRRKPDTIEVQQMKAQAREEKHQKQMERALLENEKKKRELAEKEKEKIEREKEELMERLKQIEEQTKKAQQELEEQTRRALELEQERKRAQEEAEKLAKERREAEEAKEALLRASHDQQKTQEQLAAEMAELTARITQLELARQKKESEAQEWQYKAQRVQEDLEKTKEELKTAMSTPHVTEPMHSENEHDDEQDENAAEASAELRSEATIKDRSEEERTTEAEKNERVQKHLKALSSELANARDETKKTANDMIHAENMRLGRDKYKTLRQIRQGNTKQRIDEFESM; via the exons ATGCTGAGCTGGAGTTTGCCATCCAGCCCAACACCACAGGGAAGCAACTCTTTGATCAG GGTTTTGGAGCAGCACAAGCTTAACAAGGACCAGTGGGAGGAGAGGATCCAGGTGTGGCATGAGGAACATCGAGGAATGATTAG AGAAGATGCTGTCTTGGAGTACCTGAAAATTGCACAGGATCTGGAAATGTACGGTGTGAACTACTTCAGCATTAAGAACAAGAaaggctctgagctctggctaGGTGTAGATGCTCTTGGACTCAACATTTATGAGCAGAATGATAG GCTAACACCGAAAATTGGATTCCCCTGGAGTGAGATCAGAAATATCTCATTCAATGACAAGAAATTTGTTATTAAGCCTATTGACAAGAAAGCACCA GACTTTGTATTCTATGCCCCTCGGTTACGGATTAACAAGCGAATCCTGGCGCTTTGCATGGGGAACCACGAGCTCTACATGCGCAGACGTAAACCAGACACCATTGAGGTGCAGCAGATGAAGGCACAGGCTCGGGAAGAGAAACACCAGAAACAGATGGAGAG AGCCCTGCTGGAGaatgagaagaagaagagggagttggcagaaaaggagaaggagaagattGAGCGTGAGAAGGAGGAGCTGATGGAGAGACTCAAGCAAATTGAGGAGCAAACCAAGAAAGCTCAGCAAG AATTGGAAGAACAGACCCgcagagctctggagctggaacaggagagaaaacgagctcaggaggaagcagagaaacTGGCTAAGGAACGTAGAGAAGCAGAAGAGGCCAAGGAGGCCCTATTGAGAGCATCCCATGATCAACAAAAGACCCAGGAACAGTTG gctgctgaGATGGCAGAACTCACAGCTAGGAtcacacagctggagctggccaGGCAGAAGAAGGAGAGTGAGGCGCAGGAGTGGCAGTATAAG gcacagagggtgCAGGAGGACCTAGAGAAGACCAAAGAGGAGTTGAAGACTGCCATGAGCACCCCTCATGTCACTGAACCCATGCACTCTGAGAATGAGCATGATGATGAGCAGGATGAGAATGCAGCAGAGGCCAGTGCTGAGCTGCGGTCGGAGGCCACCATCAAGGACCGCAGTGAGGAGGAGCGCACCACTGAGGCAGAGAAGAATGAGAGGGTCCAGAAACACTTGAAG GCTCTTTCCTCAGAGCTGGCAAACGCTCGGGATGAAACCAAGAAGACAGCCAATGACATGATCCACGCGGAGAACATGCGCCTGGGCCGAGACAAGTACAAGACCCTGCGCCAGATCCGGCAGGGCAACACCAAGCAGCGCATCGACGAGTTCGAGTCCATGTAA